Within the Paenibacillus sp. AN1007 genome, the region CCAGAGCTCATCATCAGACATGGCGGAATAGCGTGAAACGCCACGAAAATGATGAGGAGGATTTTGTCCTGCTAGAAAAAGCACATGTGGCGGGTGTCCATTCTCTTGAGCTCGCATAGCCAACTCGTATCCGAGTAGACTGCCCATGCTGTGTCCAAATATGGCATAAGGTTGACCAGACTGCATCTGAATGAGCTCATTATATAAATCAGCCGCAGCTTCTTCGAAGTCGTTATATAACGGTTGATTAAATTTACGACCTCTTCCAGCAAGCTCTAGCGGAACAAGCTCTACGCTTTTTGGCAGTCGATTCTTCCATTCCACGTACATGCTTGCAGAGCCAGCAGCGTGAGGAATGCAAAACAGCTGTACGTTATGGCTGCTCACCGTTGGTATCAAGTTTTGTTTCCCCCTCCATGAAATGTGCTAGTTCTTCAATGGTCTGATACTGATACAGGTGTCTTAAAGAAATTGTTAGTCCCCAATCGCGAGTGATTTCGGTAAGTATTCTGGTTGCAATTAAAGACTGTCCACCCATCTCAAAGAAATTATCGCGAATACCGATCCTTTCAGCATTCAAGTATTTTTTCCAAAGATCAGCAAGCCCTTGCTCCATTTCCGTTCTTGGCTGAATATAATTGGTTTCGTCCACTAATGAGATGTCGAAACTTTCAAGTTGTTTTCTATCCAGCTTGCCATTTAAAGTCACAGGCAGATGCGATAGCTTTACAATTTTTGCTGGCAGCATATAGTGAGGTATGCGGTCGGATAAAAATCTTCTTAACACATTGGAATCAACAGGCTCGCTTTCTACGATAAAAGCACATAAATAAGGCTCCTGATCTGTCATGGTTTTTACAATGACAACAGCTTCATGGACGAATGAGTGCTGTAAAAGAGCAAGCTCAATTTCCCCGGTTTCGATTCGGTAACCTCGTATTTTGACTTGATGATCGGCTCGCCCCTTAAACTCAATGTTACCGTCCATAAGCCAGCGGCCCTTGTCGCCTGTTTTGTACATTTTTTGGCCAGGTGAGAAAGGATCGGCTATGAAGTGTTTCTTATTTACTTCCTCTAGTCCAACATAACCTGCCGCGATGCCCTCGCCACCGATGTATAATTCTCCTTCAACACCAATCGGCTGTAATTCGAGTGATTCATTAAGAATGTAAATCTTTCTCCCTGCGACCGGTTTGCCAATTGGAACCTGCATTCCGTTGAGACCTCCCGGCTCAGGCCTCCATGCCGTCGCAAGAATTGTTGCTTCCGTAGGTCCGTAAAGATTAGCATATTCAAATTTCTGCCAGCGTTCATATTCATGTTTAGAAATAGCTTCTCCTCCAGTGGCTGCGAGGCGTACGGAATGGAGATGAGCTGGATTTAAATAAGCCAGATGTGAAGGCGTCATAAACATGACGGAAATGCCGCTTTCGTTTAGTAATTCTGTCAATTTCTCTGGATTCGCTGCAACCTTTCTTGGTACAAGGTGTAACTGGGCACCGGTAGACAAAGCGGCAATTATTTCGAATGCAGCCATATCAAAAGCAATGCTCGCTATCTGCGATATCTTATCTGATGGTCTAATTTCAAGGTTGTCAGTACACAACTCAGATAAGCTGCACAGTCCTCGGTGAGGAATTTTCACTCCCTTCGGTTTTCCTGTTGAACCCGAAGTATAGATGACATAAGCGAGATGGCTTGGCTCAAGCAGAACGTTTGGATTGTTGATTCTCATTTCCCATAGATCCACATTCGCTGCAAAATCGTAAATCATGGCAGGTACGTTTCCTGTCATTTTGGCATGATCAGCATCAGTAATGACCATTTTCGCCTCGCTGTCCTCAAGAATAAAGTGCACTCTGTCTAGAGGATACTCTGGATCCACAGGGAGATAGGCCGCTCCCGCTTTTAAAATGGCGATAATGGATACGACAGTATTAATAGAAGAGTCCATATATACAGCAACGACTTGATTGTGCCCAATACCTTGCTCCATTAAGGTATAAGCTAATTGATTCGCATGCGAATTTAATTCGCCATAACTTAAATGCATTTCTCCCATAACAATAGCTGTAGCGGATGGCTGACAATCAGCCAGGCGTTCAAAGGTGACATGTATCCATTCATCGGAGTAGATTTCCTTACTGCTTTGATTGAAATTATCCAAAATCAACTCTCTTTCGTTCAGCGGCATGCTTCCCAATTTCCCAATCAGAGTATCTTCCGAATGAATAATAGAAAGCAATATTTCACGGTAATGCGCCATCATCCGATCGACGGTTTCTCGACTAAAGAGAGAAGTTGCATACTCAACTAAGCATCGAACGCCATGTTCTTGTTCGGAAACAGACACAGATATATCAAACTTAGAACTAGTGTGGCTGCTATCCCAACTAGTAATTTTCATACCCTCCAGGTTCATTGCTGGCATATGCATGTTTTGAAAGTCGAAAGTAACAGAGAACAATGGATTTCGAGTTGGATCTGCAGCGAATTCCAATTTTTCCATCATACGCTCTAGCGGGTAATCCTGATGTTCGAATGCATCTAACAAAATCTGCTTCACTTCATGCAAATAGGCTGTGAATGTTTTATTGTGTTCTGGGCGGGTGCGGACAGGTAATGTATTGACCAACATGCCAACAACGCGGGCCGCGTCCGCATGTGATCTACCGGCTACAGGAACGCCGACAATAATGTCCTCATCACCCGAATATTTGTGCATCAGAATATAAAAGGCGGAAAGCATGATCATGTAAAGAGTCGAATTTGTTTTTTGGGTAAGCTTGCGTAATTCTAGTAATAAGTCCTGATCCAATTCTAGAAATGTTAACTCACCTTCGAATTTTTGGTGGATAGGTCTTGGAAAGTCTGTAGGTAATTGGAGTACCGGCAGCTCTCCTGATAGATGATTCGTCCAAAACGTTTCTTTTGAAATCGTTTGTTCTGACTTTAGCTGATCTTCTTGCCAAACTGCAAAATCTTTAAACGTAACCTGTACTGATGGAAGCTGTTCTCCACGATAAAGTGCAAGAAACTCTTCAATCAAAATGCCGATGGATGTGCCATCTGACACAATATGATGCATATCCATAAGAAGAATATGTTTTTCCTTATCCAGCCGAATAACTCCGAGTCTCATTAACGGGGCCGTATGAAGATCAAATGGACAAATGAAGGAGTTCACTAATTCATTTAATACGCCCTCCTCTACTCCTTCTGCATCTCGGTACCACAGAACGATGTCCTCGACATCATTCACGATTTGAATTGTTTCTTCGTCTTCCATATGGAAAGAAGTACGTAAACTTTCATGCCGCTTAAGGAGGGCCTGATAGACGAATTGGACTCGTTCTAGATCAAGCTTACCTTCTACAAGCAGCGAAGAAGACAAGTGGTACGTCGTGCTAATTCCTTCATATTGATCGAGAATGTAGAGTCTTTTTTGAGCAGAAGTTAGCGGGTATCCATGGAGACGATCTGTCTTAACAATAGACGCGGCTGCTTCAGCTCCATCCAATCCACTGACGTAATTTGCAAGTAATTGCACTGTCGGATATAGGAAAATATCCTTCAGGGTTATCTCTACGCTCAATTGTTTACGAATGTCTGCTACTAATTTCATTGCTTTCAATGAATGACCACCCTCGGCAAAGAAATCCGAATGTCTTCCGAGATGATTTTTGCCAAGAGCATGTTTAAACAATTCGCTTATTTTCAGTTCAATCTCCATCGTTGGTGCTTCATATGACTCGCTTATCAAAGTAGGAGCAGAAGCGGCTGACAATGCCTTATAGTCCACTTTTCCGTTTCGGGTAAGCGGAATGGTTTCAAGCCGGATCAAATGAGCAGGCATCATGTACGAAGGTAAACGCTTAGCAAGAAACAACGATACATCCGAATGCTCAATCTCCTTTTCTGCCACGTAGAAAGCAAGCAGTTCCTTACCTCCATGTGGATCGGTTTTTACGATTGCTGCTGCTTGACGAATTCCTTCTTGCTGAAGCAAAGATGCAGTAATCTCTCCTGGCTCTATCCGATAGCCTCTAATTTTAACCTGATGATCTGTCCTGCCAATCAGTTGAATCTCTCCAGTAGGTAATAATTTGGCAAGATCTCCTGTTCGATACATTACCACCCCATCTTGATAAAGATCTTGTGTGAACTGCTGCGCAGTCAGCTCTGGCTGATTGACGTACCCTTGTCCGACAGATGCTCCCGAAATGTATAATTCTCCTGCGACACCAATTGGAACGAATTGCTTCTGTTGATCTAAAATGTAACAACGTACATTGTTAATCGGCTTTCCAATGGTCGGTCGTTCTTGCAACCCCTCATCTTTGCCGAGGGCAATAGTTGTTACTACATGAGTTTCAGATGGGCCATAGTGATTGTGTAATATAACTTTGCTTTGCTGATAGGCTGATCTGAACGGGGCTGATAATACCAGCGCTTCACCAGCGACTACAATGTGCTGAAGTGTTCCCCCCAGTAGGTCGTTAACCATATCTGCTTCCCCAGCGAGGAAGTTGAAATATGCTGTCGGTAAAAATAATGTTTTGACTTCATGCTTCCGGATAAATTTTAACAACAGGTCAGGTGTTGTTTTGACCTGTTCCGGTGCGATCACAAGTTCCCCGCCGCTAAGAAGTGTTACAAACATTTCCTGATAACAGACATCAAATCCAATAGACGATGCGTGAAGCACTCTGCCATCCATTTGAATTGTGGATTGCTGCTGGTGATGCAAGACAAGGTTCATCAGATTACTGTGAGCCAACTGAACACCTTTTGGTGCACCTGTCGTTCCTGAAGTGTAGACAATGTATAACGGATCTTCAGGTTTGACGGTGGGTTCTAAACCGATGTTATACTCTTCGTCATCGTTTATCTCTAAAGAAAGTAAAGGAACTTCGGAAATATCCGAGAGTTCACCTGAACAATCTATTACAAGCTTTGCGTCTGAATCTTGGAGCATGTACAACATCCGATCTGGTGGCAGTGTTGAATCGATAGGAACAAAAGCAGCTCCGGCTTTTATGATTGCAAGTACACCCGTAATGTATGAAATAGAACGCTCCCCACAGATCGCTACAGCAGATCCATGACCAACTCCCTTCTTGCGAATAACGCTAGCAAGTCGATTGACACGCTGGCTAAGTTCTTGGTAGCTAAGAAATACCTCTTCCTCTACGATCGCAATTCGGTCCGGAGTGCGCAGTACCTGTTCTCTAAAGGCACTGTAGATCGTGTTCACTTGTCCGCCTTTTCTGTCTTCGCCAGAAAGCTGCCTATCTATTACTTGTATCTCCTGTGCAGTTAGAACACTGATATCTCTAATCTTCAATTCCGGATGGGTGACGACTTCCTCAAGAACACGCACGAGGCTCGAACCAAAACGCTCCACGGTGGCCTTGTGAAACAAGGAAGTCGCGTACTCGAATGTCAGCACAAGTCTTTCCGCATCTTCTTCAGCTTGAAGGAGCAAGTCGAACTTGGATGAGGTCCATTCGTAATCACAAGCTGTAATCTCCAGGCTATCCATGCGAAAAGTAACCTTTTCCATATTTTGAAAAGCGAGCATTGTATCAAACAACGGATTCCGGCTGGAATCACGCTGAACTTTAAGATCCTGAACCAATTGTTCCAGTGGATAATCTTCATGTTCAAAGGCTCCCAGGCAGACACTTTTGACTTCGTTCAAAAATGAATCAAAAGTCAAATCAGAACGCGGGAAACTTCGTATAGCCAGGGTATTAACAAACATGCCAATGATCGGTTCCAAATCCACATGTCCTCTACCTGCTGCCGGCGTACCCACAATGATGTCTTCTTGTCCCGTGTATTTATGCAGCATGATTTGGTAGGCTGCCATCAGCAGCATGTACATTGTTACGCCTCTCTGAAGGCAAGTTTCATGCAATTTTTGAGTAAGATTGCTGCTGAGGTGTATCGTTAGTTGATCTCCTCTAAAATCTTGGATTGCCGGTCGTTCTTGGTCGTATGGGAGCTGAAGTACAGGTAATTCCCCGGCAAGCTGGCTATGCCAATAGTTCTTTTGCTTTTCGCGTAAATCCTCTCCCTGTTCTTGCTGCCAGATAGCATAATCGGTGAACTGGATATGGAGAGGATTAAGCTGTTCTCCGCGGTATAAAGCCATAAACTCGTTAATCCACAAGTACAGTGAAGTACCATCTGAAATCAGATGATGCATATCCAGCATGAACATGTATTTATCATGGTTCAGACGGATGATTTCAAGCCGCATTAATGGAGGCTGGCTCAAATTAAAAGGACGTACGAATTCGTGAATGTGTTCTTGTAAAGACGTTTTGCTTACATCCTCCAGTTCAATGTAACGGATGTCTGGAGTCAGTTCATTTAACTCGAACACAATTTGAGCAGGAGAATCTTCGATCATGGTAAAGGCGGTACGTAAGCTAACATGTCGTTGTAGTAACTGCAAGCAGCATGCCCGTACGCGATCTACATCAAGCTTCCCCACTGCCTCAAGGATGAGAGGCATATTATAACTCGTACCGATGTCACTAAACTGCTCCAAAATGTACAACCTTTTTTGCGCTGAAGTCAGCGGGTAATGTTCTCTGGGTTCAGCCGGATGAATGCCTTCAAATGCACGAATGGAACGCAGCCCAGCCAAATGCACTGCAAGTTCATGAATGGAAGGGAAACGGAAAATATCCCTGAGATTCAATTCATAAGCTAACTCCTTGTATACGCGAGATACTAAACGTGTTGCCTTGAGCGAATGACCACCTAACTCAAAAAAGCTGTCATATCTTCCTATTCGTGATACGCCAAGGATGTCCTCAAAAATGCTAGCCAGACTTTCCTCAAGATCACCCATTGGCTGCTGGAATGTTTGTTCCCGGTGCAGGTCTAAACGGGGATCAGGAAGTTTTCTTCGATCTACTTTTCCGTTTGGAGTAAGAGGTATGCTGTCCACTTGAACGACAAAAGTAGGAATCATATATTTAGGCAGCTTCTTTGAGAGCCATTCTTTGATCTCTTTAGGACCCACTACACCGGAAACGGTATAGTACACACAAAGTTCTTTACTATCGTCCTTTGATTCGATCACTTGGACAATCGCCTGATCGACATTTGCATGCTGTAAAAGAGCAGCGGTAATTTCTCCTGATTCCAACCGATATCCCCTAATTTTGACCTGTTCGTCGATTCTGCCCATATACTCGAGCGTGCCGTCTGTATTCCAGCGTGCCAAATCACCCGTTCGATACACTTTTTTACCAGGCTGCATCGGAATGGAAGTGAATCGCTGCTCCGTTAAGTCCTTCAAATTTAAATATTGTCGTGCAACACCACTTCCACCTACATACATTTCACCTGGCACCCCAGCTGGGACGACCCGCTGTGATGGATCAAGAACGTACACCTGATAGGATGGTAGCGCCCTGCCAATATCGGATACATTACGATGAATATCCTCAGAAGTAATTTCTTTATAAGTAACGTGAACGGTTGTTTCTGTAATGCCATACATGTTGATTAACTGAACTTGCGGATAATGTACATTCCATTCACGAAGCATGGTCGGTTGTAGTGCTTCTCCGCCGAACACAATCGTTTGAAGTGATGGTAATTGAATATTGTTCTGCACGGCTTCACGGGCAAATTGATAAAACGCTGATGGCGTCTGGCTCAGCATCGTAACCTGATTCTCTTTCACAAATGGTACAAAACGACGAGTGTCCGCTGCCAGTTCCCGAGGTACAATGACAAGTTCGCCTCCATAGAGCAGTGCACCAAACATTTCCCAAACCGAAAAGTCGAATGATATGGAATGGAACATAGACCAAACATCACGATGGTTGTATGAAAACAGCGAGGCCGCTGTCTTTAGTAAACGAACCACATTATGATGTTCGACTACGACTCCTTTAGGTGTTCCAGTTGACCCTGAAGTATAAAGAATATATGCAGCGCTGCTTGCCGAAAAATCGACTTGAGGAGCGGAATCAGGCAGTTCTTTGATCCATTTCAGATCATGCTGATGCTTCCACTTGCTAGGTCTGCTGGATAATGAAGGCCCATTTTTTTCAAGGATCACATCATACCTAAACAAGGTGAGTTCGTTAGGAATCGTATACACCTTATCTGAGAAACGAACGCTGGTGATCTCCTCATATGTCGCATGAATATCCTCGAAAAATTCCCTAGACAAAAATAACTCATTATCAAATTCCATTTTCGTGTTCGCTTCCGGATGTGTTAGAGCAAATTGCCGTAAGTCCTCTAAAAAAGCTTCTTTGCTATCAAGGTCCATAACGTCGCCGATAAATATTTTGCCTTCTGCTGAGAGCATATTCAGAGCGGAACGAAGTACCTTCCGCAAATAATGGTGCCCTTTAAAAATTTGAACGACGCTGTTCAGAACAATGATGTCAAAAGGCGCTTCGTCAAGTGTTTCTATCTGATCAGCAGGGAGACTTCGTAATCGAATGTGTTCAAAGCCTTCTCGTTCGACTCTCTTCTGACAAAAATCAATCATGCTTTGGGATAGATCCGTTCCATAATAAAATCCAACATGAGGAGCGAGCGTAAACATACTGATCCCAGATGCACAACCAATCTCGAGAACACGAGTGTCTTTGTTTATGAAAGGTAACAGCTTTTGCTTGATGTTGTTCGCGTACTCATCCATTTCTGTCCGCGACAAATCCTGACGCGTATAACTGTTTACCCATGCACCGCCAGCAATATCATCACCAGCCTGGTCTGCTACAAAGTTCCATACAGCCTGATCCATAAACTCACTTTCTAACTCTTCAGCATGATCTAGTTGATCTGTATCGAGGCAAAGATATGCCTTAAACAATGACACTTCCCATTGCAGGCGATTGAGCTGTTTGAGATAAGTTTTAAGGGACAAGACCGTATCAATACAGGCATCGGTCATCATCGTTTTTAGTCGTACAAGGGGCAGTTCAGGATCCAATGGAACATAAGCTCCACCTGCTTTGAGAACGCCAAGGATGCTGAGGACTGAATAGACGGAATTATGCATCATAATTCCAACATGCCCTCCAGGCTGTAAACCGCGTTCCTGTATTAGATAAACAGCAACGCGATTAGCCATGTCATCTAATTCCTTGTAGGTGTACTTCCCGGTATCCGATCGAATGGCGACTTTGTCCGGATGCTGTTCCACTTGTTTTACGAATAATGTTGGAATTGTTGAAACTAGATTGAGATCCTCTTCCTGACTTATTGCGGGTACGAGTAAACTCAACTCGTTTTCATCAAGTATTTCGTACGATTCCAACAGTTGGTCTGGATGAAAGAGCAGTTGGTCTAATATCCGTTCAAAATGAATGAACAACTGGCTGATAAACCAATCGGCATAAGACGACCTCGCATAACTTAACTGTAAAACTATCTCGTCATTAGAACGCTCGAACTCGAAACGGCAATCATAATGAATATCTTCCACAATCGATGGATCATACGTTCCTTTCATGGTTGCGATGATGCTGCAGTGAGGGCCTTCTTTTTGATCAACACCAAGCATATCGAGCAAAAGGGAAAAAGGAAAATTGGAATGACGATCCGCATCTACTATGCATTGTTTCATCTGTGCAATGAGTTGTCGCCCATTTTCTCCAGACTGGTGCTTGGCCCGAATGAGCATCAACGTATTTAGCGAAGCTCGCTCCTCATCCGGGTTAGCTATGATGGGAACTCCGAAAGTAACATCGGTCTTCCCTGTATATCTATGCAAAAGGCAGCTGATCCCTGAGAGCAGCAATATAAACATGGCATGTTCAGAGCCTCTACTCACCGTCTGGAGACGTTGTGTAAGTTTTGAATTTAAGGAAAAACGCTTTACTACAACTTCTTTCTGTGGAACGGATGACTGAAAGGAGAGCCGTGTCATTTCTGTAAAATCAGAAAATTGTTCAAGCCAGAATCGCTTTTCCTTTTCCAGCCTTGCATCAGATAAAAGTACGTGTTTTTCGAGCGTATTCATTCACTTGCCCCTCTCCTGTTTCCTATGGGTTAGAAATCAAAAGAAATACTCTCCAGCCAGTCCTGCTGTTCTCGAACGGTATAGCCATGTTCTAGTTCGATTTCGTCAAGCCTTAACGATGGATCATGAACAAACCCTTTTAATATGTGCAAGTAGTTGCTGCTGAACCTGCGAATGGTTTCTTCCTTGAACAAACTGGTGCAATAGTCCATCGTGCACTGCAGCCCATCGGCACTTTCCGTTACTTCAAAACGGATATCAAACATCGTACTGTTCCTTTCAAAATCCCTTGGTTTGAACACTAGGTCTGAAATGATTGATGAAGGTTCCTTCATGTTCTGCATAACCAAGACCGTATCAAACAATGGGTTACGGCTTAAATCCCGGCGGTAATCTAATTGATCTACGAGTTCATCGAACGGGTAGTCTTGATTGGAATAGGCCTCCAAAGTTCGCGTCCGAACATTTTTAAGCAGTTCATTAAACGATACGTCTCCCTCCAACTGTATGCGCAGCGGAAGTGTGTTAACGAACATACCAAGCATGTCCTCAAGCTGCTCGTGCTGCCTTCCGGCAATAGGGCAGCCTATTACGATGTCTCGCTGGCCAGAATAACGGTACAGTAAAACGTAATATGCTGCGAGCAAGACCATATACATGGTGGATTCCGTATTAAACGCAAGCTCTTTTAATTGCTCTGTCAGCTTGGAATCGACAGCAAATGATAGAGAACGGCCTTCAAAACTTTGCAGTTTCGGACGCGCGTAATCGTAGGGAAGCTGGAGTACTGGCACTCCAATGTCAAACTGGTTGATCCAGTATTCTTTTTGCCGATCTAACTGACTTCCGCTAAGCATTTTGTGCTGCCATGTCGCGAAGTCCTTGTACTGTAGTTGAACAGCTGGAAGTGAATTCCCTCTGTACAACTCCATGAATTCCTCTATGAAGATAGCAATGGATACACCATCAGAAATAATGTGATGGATATCAAAAAGTAAAATGGCACGGTCTGTCTCGATATGAAATAGACACAGCTTAAGCTGGGATGGTTCATCCAGTCTAAAAGGCTGAATTTGTTTCTGAATCTCTGGATCGATCATTTCTTCGGATATCCATAACTCATTCCAATGGACTGGAGTTTGATTATGGATTACTTGGACAGGAACGCCATCAGCAAAATGGAACGATGTCCGTAATATGTCATGCCTCCGAACCATGATTTCGAAAGCTTCACGGCATCGGTTGGCATCCAGCGGTCCTGACACATCCATTACCAAAGGCATGTTGTAACTTATGCTGCTGCCTTCCGCAGCACTTAGCAGAAGCATTCGCTTTTGCGCAGAAGAAATAGGGTAATGATCCGATAGAGGTGCAGTTGAGATATTTTCTAGTTGAGCAGTATCTAGATTCGTTTCAAGAAAAGAAGACATTTCAGCAATTGTTTGGTATTGGAATACATGCTGTATGTTAAAATCAAGCCCAAATGCATGCCGAATTTTGACTGCAAGACTTGTAGCCCGAAGAGAATGACCACCTTTTTCAAAGAAGTTGTCATAGATACTAAGCTCAGAGCTTTCAAGCACTTCTTGCCACATCTGCATAATCTGAAGTTCCGTCTCTGTAGCTGTTCTCGCTGGCTCTTCTATTAAGGCTTCATTTTCTAAGAGCGCGAACTCTTGCTCAAGTTTTCGGCGATCCACTTTGCCATTTTGCGTCAGTGGAACATGATCCAGTTGAGTGAATTGATGTGGAATCATATATTCAGGCAATGCTTGTAATAATTGTTCGCGGATATTTGATCCAGGTACTATTTGATCTGTTACTAAGAAAGCTTGTAACCGCTGAAAATGGCGCTCATCACTTCTTACCAACACCACTGCTTCTCGTACACCTGAAATCTGAAGCAAAGCAGTTTCAATTTCCTGTAATTCCACGCGATATCCACGGATTTTCACTTGTTGATCCACGCGTCCAATAAAATGTAATGTGCCCATTTCATCCCACTTCGCCAAATCTCCTGTGCGATACATCCACCCGCCTTCGAATGGGTCTGGAATGAATTTTTCTGCCGTTAGTGTTTCTTTACCCGCATACCCTAGTGAAACTCCCGCACCGGCAATGAATAACTCTCCTGGAATTCCCGGGGGTTGGAGCTGGCCAAACGGGTTCAAAATATATATTCGGTAACCTGGAATAGGCTTACCGATAGGTATGACTTCGTCATCCCTCTCTTTACAATGGTGGTATGCAGCACATACTGTTGTTTCTGTTGGACCGTATGAATTGTAGACTTCAGCTTTTTGCATCAACCTACTAATGTGCTGTTTCTTAAGTACGTCTCCTCCAGAGATGAATAATCGAACTTGATGTTCCTTCAAGTGCCGATCCAATTCACTGAGCATGACGGGAGAAGCGGAAATGACGGTAATAGCCCGCTCAGCAACAAATGAAATTAAGCTTTCTACATGGCGAGCGACCGCCTTACCCGCGATATGCACAGATGCTCCTGTGACTAACGCAGGATAAATCTCTTCCATAGACGTATCAAAAGATACGGAAGAGTGGTGTAATACCCGATCACCAGGAACGATGCTAAAGCTTTCGCAAAATCTTCTTATATAATGAACAACATGGCTTTGTTTAAGCAAAACCCCTTTGGGCTGACCAGTTGTCCCTGAAGTATACAGTCTATATACGATATCATCTGGCTTGCTGCAGTCCGGAGGAATAGATCCGGCGGCTTGTACTCTTTTTGCTAAATTTGCATACCTTGCCCGTGAGTGGTTACTTTTCTTGTCCACTTCTGGTGCATGATTAAGAATGAGTGTTTGTCCTTCCCATAACGCTGGAATGTCACATTCTTCATTAGTAATTAATAGAGCAGCTTCGGCGTCTTCCAGCATGTATGCGATCCGCTTCTCCGGATAATCAGGATCAAGCGGCATGCAGACTGCACCTATGCGCTGAATGGCAAGTAAAGAAATAATCATCGCAGCACTGTTAGACATGAGAATGCCTACCGTGTCACCTTTCGCCACACGTAAATCTTTGAGATAACTGGAGAGCAGCCCAGATCTTTCTATTAACTCGCCATAGGTGAGCAGCTCGTTTTCGCTCTGAACAGCAGCCGATTCTGGTGAGATTTTAGCCTGAGCCTCCACAAGATGAGATAAGGTGAAAGAAAGATTTTCAATTTCGTATACTTGCGGATTAAACTCTTTGAGAATGGTTTGCTTTTTTTCGTTTGTCAGCATGTCTGCATTAGCGAGTTCTGCAGAAGGATGAAGAATGATCCACTCCAGAAGAC harbors:
- a CDS encoding alpha/beta fold hydrolase — translated: MSSHNVQLFCIPHAAGSASMYVEWKNRLPKSVELVPLELAGRGRKFNQPLYNDFEEAAADLYNELIQMQSGQPYAIFGHSMGSLLGYELAMRAQENGHPPHVLFLAGQNPPHHFRGVSRYSAMSDDELWSFLLEGSQTPWDEHEHGQQIREMYLPILKADLRLCDTYHHIKGRKKYGSQLVVMNGAKDSSVVAEEKEWHELVDISCMHEMFPGGHYFVYEDQEHVIETVVHYLKGVI